In one Candidatus Delongbacteria bacterium genomic region, the following are encoded:
- a CDS encoding patatin-like phospholipase family protein → MIQRVSALLILLLALGIQAAERPRLALALGGGAALGYAHLGVLAVLEEEGIVPDLVTGASMGSIVGGYWCAGMPLDSIRMEASELNLFKLLDWKLGKRGFFEWKKVRRRLDRRLGGLEIQNLPVPLIAVATDLYTGDRVMLDHGNLIDAMLASATIPGLYQPVTIAGRELVDGGLVDEVPILSARDAGALIVVAVDVSHPLLPADIGSPFDVMRQAYFIIQMHNVAARATQADVLIRPELEGLDFQDFGQVQEAEAAGRKAALEALPRIRELLANTAFPAVSVPDAADSGSAESFPVKEDAP, encoded by the coding sequence GTGATCCAGCGCGTCTCCGCACTTCTGATCCTCCTGCTGGCGCTGGGAATCCAGGCCGCCGAAAGACCCCGTCTGGCACTGGCTCTGGGCGGAGGAGCCGCGCTGGGTTATGCTCATCTGGGCGTGCTGGCGGTGCTGGAAGAAGAGGGCATCGTGCCCGATCTGGTCACCGGTGCCTCAATGGGCAGCATCGTCGGTGGTTACTGGTGTGCGGGCATGCCGCTGGACTCGATCCGGATGGAAGCCAGCGAGCTGAATCTGTTCAAGCTGCTCGACTGGAAACTGGGCAAGCGCGGCTTCTTTGAATGGAAGAAGGTGCGCCGCCGCCTGGACCGCCGCCTGGGTGGCCTGGAGATCCAGAACCTGCCGGTACCCCTGATCGCGGTGGCCACCGATCTGTATACGGGCGACCGGGTGATGCTGGACCACGGCAACCTGATTGACGCCATGCTGGCCTCGGCGACCATTCCCGGGCTGTACCAACCGGTGACCATCGCCGGGCGGGAACTGGTGGATGGCGGGCTGGTGGACGAAGTGCCCATTCTCAGCGCCCGGGATGCGGGCGCTCTGATCGTGGTGGCCGTGGATGTGAGCCATCCCCTGCTGCCCGCGGACATCGGCTCGCCCTTCGATGTGATGCGCCAGGCCTATTTCATCATCCAGATGCACAATGTGGCCGCCCGGGCCACTCAGGCCGATGTGCTGATCCGCCCGGAACTGGAGGGCCTGGACTTTCAGGACTTCGGCCAGGTGCAGGAAGCCGAAGCCGCCGGGCGCAAGGCGGCCCTGGAAGCCCTTCCCCGCATTCGTGAACTGCTTGCGAATACCGCGTTTCCAGCCGTCAGCGTTCCCGACGCGGCGGACAGCGGATCCGCGGAGTCATTCCCGGTCAAGGAGGACGCGCCATGA
- a CDS encoding DUF2797 domain-containing protein — protein MSLLWQGTLKKMPVQHSQPVGYRLRDAFDPGLELELNPLLGRRLRLKAEGGLRCVCCGKSTPKFFGEGACWNCFRSLPQNDICIVRPELCHFHKPDDPCRDPAWGERHCFQPHFLYVAISSALKVGITRQVNVPHRWIDQGASRAVPVALVEDRFSVGRLEKALSAHLNDRTNWQRMLKNEVPDLDIESEVSRVIEMIPAEFVDRVLPERVVHEFEYPSLGWPSKVRSYNLGKTPVLEGTLMAIKGQYLLFDAGVINIRSHSGHGVILEEL, from the coding sequence ATGAGCCTGCTCTGGCAGGGAACCCTGAAGAAGATGCCCGTGCAACACAGCCAGCCCGTGGGGTATCGCCTGCGCGATGCCTTTGATCCCGGGCTCGAGCTGGAGCTGAATCCGCTGCTGGGGCGTCGCCTGCGCCTGAAAGCCGAGGGCGGACTGCGTTGTGTCTGCTGCGGCAAGTCCACGCCCAAGTTCTTCGGGGAAGGCGCCTGCTGGAACTGCTTCCGCAGTCTGCCCCAGAACGACATCTGCATCGTGCGACCCGAACTGTGCCACTTCCACAAGCCCGACGATCCCTGCCGCGACCCGGCCTGGGGCGAGCGCCACTGTTTTCAGCCCCACTTCCTGTATGTGGCCATTTCCAGTGCGCTGAAAGTGGGCATCACACGTCAGGTGAACGTGCCCCATCGCTGGATCGACCAGGGTGCCAGCCGGGCCGTGCCCGTGGCTCTGGTCGAGGACCGTTTCTCGGTGGGGCGGCTGGAAAAGGCCCTCAGCGCACACCTCAATGACCGCACCAACTGGCAGCGCATGCTCAAGAACGAGGTCCCCGATCTGGACATCGAGAGCGAGGTCTCGCGCGTGATCGAAATGATTCCGGCCGAATTTGTCGATCGTGTGCTTCCCGAGCGCGTGGTTCACGAGTTCGAGTATCCTTCGCTGGGCTGGCCCTCCAAGGTGCGCAGCTACAATCTGGGCAAGACTCCCGTGCTCGAAGGCACCCTGATGGCCATCAAGGGCCAGTACCTGCTCTTCGATGCGGGCGTGATCAACATCCGCAGCCACAGCGGTCATGGTGTGATTCTGGAGGAACTGTGA
- a CDS encoding bifunctional 3,4-dihydroxy-2-butanone-4-phosphate synthase/GTP cyclohydrolase II: MTNTPRKADGERPFDSIDSAIEAIQRGEIVIVVDDEDRENEGDFIMAAEKATPEKINFMAKYGRGMICVALNKDRCKELELVEMVPANTSLHHTNFTVSVDAVSGTTTGISAADRSRTIAVMMDPASKPTDLARPGHIHPLIAVYGGVLRRAGHTEASVDLSQLAGFAPGGVLCEIMNDDGTMARVPDLVQVKHTFGLKMITIKDLIHYRSMTESQVIARTVVKLPTDWGVFTLHHFYSPVDKRDHLALVKGTIDDGEPVLVRVHSECLTGDIFHSRRCDCGGQLDAAMRMIAHEGRGVLVYMRQEGRGIGLANKLKAYALQDEGADTVEANEALGFPPDLRHYGIGAQILNELGVRRLKLITNNPRKIVGLQGFELEVVERVSLELPPNEDNARYLETKRSKLGHMF; the protein is encoded by the coding sequence ATGACGAACACACCCAGGAAAGCCGACGGAGAACGGCCCTTCGACAGCATCGACAGTGCGATCGAGGCCATCCAGCGCGGCGAGATCGTGATCGTGGTGGACGACGAGGACCGCGAGAACGAAGGCGATTTCATCATGGCGGCCGAAAAGGCCACCCCGGAGAAGATCAACTTCATGGCCAAGTACGGCCGGGGCATGATCTGTGTGGCCCTGAACAAGGACCGCTGCAAGGAGCTGGAGCTGGTGGAAATGGTGCCGGCCAACACGAGCCTGCATCACACCAACTTCACCGTCAGCGTGGACGCGGTCAGCGGCACCACCACGGGCATCAGCGCGGCGGACCGTTCGCGGACCATCGCGGTGATGATGGATCCCGCCAGCAAACCCACGGATCTGGCACGCCCGGGACACATCCACCCGCTGATCGCGGTCTATGGCGGTGTGCTGCGCCGGGCCGGACATACCGAGGCCTCGGTGGACCTCTCGCAACTGGCGGGCTTTGCCCCGGGCGGAGTGCTCTGCGAGATCATGAACGACGATGGCACGATGGCGCGGGTGCCCGATCTGGTGCAGGTGAAACACACCTTCGGGCTCAAGATGATCACCATCAAGGACCTGATCCACTATCGCAGCATGACCGAGAGTCAGGTCATCGCGCGAACCGTGGTGAAACTGCCCACGGACTGGGGCGTGTTCACGCTGCATCATTTCTATTCGCCCGTGGACAAGCGCGATCACCTGGCTCTGGTCAAGGGTACCATTGACGATGGTGAACCGGTGCTGGTGCGCGTGCACAGCGAATGTCTCACCGGCGACATCTTCCATTCCCGGCGCTGCGACTGCGGGGGCCAGCTGGATGCCGCGATGCGGATGATCGCGCATGAGGGACGCGGAGTGCTGGTCTACATGCGCCAGGAAGGCCGCGGCATTGGCCTGGCCAACAAGCTGAAGGCCTACGCCCTGCAGGACGAGGGGGCCGACACGGTGGAAGCCAACGAGGCCCTGGGATTTCCGCCGGACCTGCGCCACTACGGCATTGGCGCCCAGATTCTCAACGAACTGGGTGTGCGGCGCTTGAAACTGATCACCAACAACCCGCGCAAGATCGTGGGACTGCAGGGCTTCGAACTGGAAGTGGTGGAACGGGTCTCCCTGGAACTGCCGCCCAACGAGGACAACGCCCGTTACCTGGAAACCAAGCGCTCCAAACTGGGACACATGTTCTAG
- a CDS encoding 6,7-dimethyl-8-ribityllumazine synthase — translation MQTLEGQLSAQGRRFAIVLARFNDLIGSRLLDAALDCITRHGGDADSVTLVRVPGAFEIPLAARLLADKGGVDAIICLGAVIRGSTPHFDYVAGEVSKGIAQVMLDSRIPVSFGVLTTDSIEQAVERAGTKSGNKGWDAALAAIEMADLASRI, via the coding sequence ATGCAAACCCTTGAAGGTCAGCTGAGCGCCCAGGGGCGCCGTTTCGCCATCGTGCTGGCCCGCTTCAACGACCTCATCGGCTCGCGCCTGCTGGATGCGGCCCTCGATTGCATCACACGCCATGGTGGAGATGCGGACAGCGTGACCCTGGTCCGCGTGCCCGGTGCCTTCGAGATTCCACTGGCGGCCCGCCTGCTGGCCGACAAGGGAGGAGTCGACGCGATCATCTGCCTGGGTGCCGTGATCCGGGGCAGCACTCCCCATTTCGACTATGTGGCCGGAGAAGTCAGCAAGGGCATTGCCCAGGTCATGCTGGACAGCCGGATTCCGGTGTCCTTTGGCGTGCTCACCACCGATTCGATCGAGCAGGCGGTGGAACGCGCGGGCACCAAGTCCGGCAACAAGGGCTGGGATGCTGCGTTGGCCGCGATTGAAATGGCCGACCTGGCCAGCCGGATCTGA
- a CDS encoding riboflavin synthase, with product MFTGIVEETGVLASSTVEGQGRRLVISAARVLEGLKIEDSIAVNGVCLTVVRIDGQQFQLQAVAETLAKTSLGNLRTGSKVNLERALTPSTRIGGHYVQGHVDCVGRLAAIRAEHPGKRFVLEFPREYSRYVARTGSIAIEGVSLTVAATTAGSAEIALIPHTLDNTTLGALRAGDPVNLEFDCLAKYVEQLLLHGLEPAGRAAGGSLSEQRLRELGY from the coding sequence ATGTTCACCGGGATCGTTGAAGAAACGGGCGTGCTCGCCTCCAGTACGGTCGAGGGCCAGGGCCGTCGGCTGGTGATCTCGGCCGCGCGTGTGCTCGAAGGATTGAAGATCGAGGACAGCATCGCGGTGAATGGTGTATGTCTCACGGTGGTCCGAATCGACGGTCAGCAGTTTCAGCTGCAGGCCGTGGCCGAGACACTGGCCAAGACCAGCCTGGGCAACCTGCGAACGGGGTCGAAGGTGAATCTTGAGCGCGCTCTGACGCCCAGCACACGCATTGGCGGGCACTATGTCCAGGGGCACGTGGACTGCGTGGGGCGGCTGGCGGCGATCCGCGCCGAACACCCGGGCAAGCGTTTCGTGCTCGAGTTTCCCCGCGAGTATTCACGCTACGTGGCCCGCACCGGCAGCATCGCCATCGAGGGTGTGAGCCTGACCGTGGCCGCGACCACTGCCGGCAGCGCGGAGATCGCGCTGATTCCCCACACGCTCGACAACACCACTCTGGGAGCTCTGCGGGCCGGGGACCCGGTGAACCTTGAATTCGATTGCCTGGCCAAGTATGTGGAACAACTGCTGCTGCACGGCCTGGAGCCTGCGGGCAGGGCCGCCGGTGGCTCGCTCAGTGAGCAGCGCCTGCGCGAGCTGGGATACTGA
- the ribD gene encoding bifunctional diaminohydroxyphosphoribosylaminopyrimidine deaminase/5-amino-6-(5-phosphoribosylamino)uracil reductase RibD, which produces MHRCLELAAQGRGRVHPNPLVGAVLLDGEQVIAEGWHHGLGLAHAEADCLKDIPDGGAAGMTLVVNLEPCSHHGRTPPCCELLVRKGVRRVVCGMVDPDPRVSGRGIAWLREHGVEVQVGVLEQNCRAFNANFVTAKTKLRPRVVLKWAQSLDGRIALNRGRPTPVTGPESQREVHRLRTRLPALLIGLGTAVADDPMLTVREAEGPNPLRVILDAHARLPLDSRLVRSARELGLLVLCGTEAPEDSVSRLEQQGVRVIRLALQDGLLPLPRVLETLHGLGLNGVLVEGGATVLRMFLEQGLLDEAWCLIAPRIFGRGLEAFHGLDLPRGFEIIDQRRHGADCWLRLRPIG; this is translated from the coding sequence ATGCATCGTTGCCTCGAGCTGGCCGCACAGGGCCGGGGCAGAGTCCATCCCAATCCGCTGGTGGGAGCCGTGCTGCTTGATGGCGAGCAGGTCATCGCCGAAGGCTGGCACCACGGACTGGGTCTGGCCCACGCCGAAGCGGACTGCCTGAAGGACATTCCCGACGGCGGCGCGGCAGGCATGACGCTGGTGGTCAATCTGGAACCCTGCAGCCACCACGGTCGCACTCCTCCCTGCTGCGAACTGCTGGTGCGCAAGGGCGTCCGGCGCGTGGTCTGCGGCATGGTGGACCCGGACCCGCGAGTCAGCGGTCGCGGCATCGCCTGGCTGCGTGAACACGGTGTCGAGGTGCAGGTGGGCGTGCTCGAGCAGAACTGCCGCGCCTTCAACGCCAACTTCGTGACCGCCAAGACCAAGCTGCGTCCCCGGGTCGTCCTGAAATGGGCCCAGAGCCTGGACGGACGCATCGCGCTCAACCGTGGCCGCCCCACTCCCGTGACCGGTCCCGAAAGCCAGCGCGAAGTGCACCGCCTGCGTACACGCCTGCCGGCCCTGCTGATCGGACTGGGCACCGCCGTCGCCGATGACCCCATGCTGACCGTGCGCGAGGCCGAAGGCCCCAATCCCCTGCGTGTGATCCTGGACGCCCACGCCCGCCTGCCGCTCGATTCGCGTCTGGTGCGCAGCGCGCGCGAACTGGGCTTGCTGGTGCTGTGTGGCACAGAGGCTCCGGAAGACAGTGTGAGCCGTCTGGAGCAGCAGGGGGTGCGCGTGATCCGCCTGGCCCTGCAGGATGGCTTGCTGCCCTTGCCGCGCGTGCTGGAGACCCTGCATGGGCTGGGTCTGAACGGTGTGCTCGTGGAAGGTGGTGCCACCGTGCTGCGCATGTTCCTTGAACAGGGACTGCTGGACGAAGCCTGGTGCCTGATTGCCCCGCGCATTTTCGGACGCGGCCTGGAAGCCTTTCACGGACTGGACCTGCCCCGGGGTTTCGAGATCATCGACCAGCGTCGCCATGGGGCTGACTGCTGGTTGCGCCTGCGTCCCATCGGCTGA